CTCGTACCGAATTTTCGCTGGTACGGGGTTTCTTGTCTTGTAGCTCTCTCTTGGCGATGCTGTTAGGCTCCTTTGTTTTTATCTGTAAAACCTGGCAAGGACCGGCCTCAATTAGAGTAACCGGTATTACATTCCTTTTTTCATCAAATATTTGGGCCATCTTTAGTTTTTGGCCTAAAATAAATTTCATATTTATGAACAATTTTATAAACAATTGAAAACCGGGCATAGCCCGGTCTTCGTCCATGGCTATTTAAGATTAATCAATAATCTAAAGAAATATTTTTACCATTTTAGTTAAAATATATTCTGGTAAATTTACTCTTACAATTCCTTTATGATGCTTCTATGCTTTTATTACATTTTGATTTCGATATCAACTCCGGCGGGCAGGTTCAGGTTCATTAAAGCATCAATAACTTTTGGATTCGGATTTAAAATATCAATTAATCTTTTGTGAATCCTTGTCTCAAATTGTTCTCGGGCATCTTTATGAATAAAAGAAGACCGATTGACCGTATATTTATGAATTTCTGTCGGAAGGGGAACGGGGCCTAAAACTTCTGCATCATAACGTAAAGCGGCCTCAACGATCTGTCGAGCACTGCTGTCTATTACCTTGTGATCATAGGCTTTCAGCTTTATTCTTAATTTCGACTGAAAGCCATCTTTGGTTTCTTGAGCTCCCCGTTTTCCTTTTGCTATCATCTTAAAAGAACGAATAAAAAATTAACAGGTAGAAATAACAGAAATCGTAACAAAATTGTCAACGGTTTCAACGTTCAGGCTTATTATTTGATTATCTTTGTTACTACTCCAGCTCCCACGGTCTTGCCCCCTTCTCTAATTGCAAACCTCTGTTTCTCCTCAAGGGCAATCGGAGCAAGCAATTTAATCGTTAAATTAACCGTATCACCAGGCATAACCATCTCTGTTCCCTTGGGTAAGACCACGTCTCCCGTAACGTCGGTAGTCCGGAAATAAAATTGAGGTTTGTAACCAGAAAAGAAAGGGGTGTGACGACCTCCTTCTTCTTTGGCCAAAACATAAATCTCTGCATCAAATTCGGTATGAGGAGTAATTGAACCTGGTTTAGCTAGAACTTGGCCTCTTTCAACGTCCTCTTTCTTTAATCCTCGGAGTAAAATTCCAACATTATCTCCTGCCATCCCTTCATCCATAATTTTGTTAAACATTTCGATACTGACTGCTACTGTTTTAACGGTTGGGCGAAGACCTATCAACTCTACCTCTTCATTAGAATGAATCACTCCTCTCTCTATTCTTCCAGTCGGAACTGTTCCCCTGCCAGCAATAGAAAAAACATCTTCAATAGCCATTAAAAATGGTTTATCTGTGTCTCTTTTGGGATCTGGAATATAATCGTCTAAAGCCTTCATCAGTTCTAGAATAGGCTTGACTGCTTCATCATCAGCAGAATCTGCCTCCAGGGCTTTTAAGGCCGACCCTTTAATTATTGGAATCTCATCTCCCGGAAAATCATACTTTTTTAAAAGTTCTCGTACTTCAGATTCTACTAAAGTAATCATCTCTTGATCATCAACGAGATCGCATTTATTCAAGAAAACAACAAGAGAAGGTAATCCCACTTGTTTGGCCAATAAAATATGCTCTCTGGTTTGAGGCATGGGGCCATCAAGAGCTGAAATCACTAAAATGGCTCCGTCCATCTGGGCAGCTCCCGTAATCATGTTTTTAATGTAGTCAGCGTGTCCTGGGCAGTCAATGTGAGCGTAATGTCTCTTCTCTGTCTCGTACTCGACATGACAAACGTTTATAGTTAAACCTCTGGCTTTTTCCTCGGGAGCAGAATCGATTTCTTCTATTGATTTTTTTGAAGCCCTGAAACCTTTTGATCCTAAGGTTTTCAAGATGGCGGCTGTAAGGGTTGTCTTGCCATGATCAACATGACCAATGGTTCCCACATTAACATGAGGTTTTACTCTCTCAAATTTTTCTTTTTCTGCCATAACATCCAATAAACAGAGAGCAGAGAACAGAGAACGGAATGTTCATTGTTCATTGTTCATTGTTCATTGTTAAATTAGCTTATATTACTATTCTATTAATTTTTAGAAAATAGTCAACCCTTCATTAGGTAAAAATCTGATTCGAGTAATTTATACCAAAGATTAAGTACTTGGTCAACCCCGTTAGAAATTTTACATTTACATAAATCATCGTAACTCATTGACATAACCAAAAGGGATTGCTTTTACTATCATCTTGGTATTAAGAATTTCTAACGGGGTCAACAGATTGCCTGTGGATTAATTCTATTTCCTACGAATTACGAATCATTACGAATATACGAATAAGTGAAGCAACAAGTCTTCAAAGTAGCCTTCGGAAGCGGCTGAGCATGGTCACGCCGAAGGCGGGTCAGCCGCTGAGAAAGCAGACCCAAAAAATCTCGGGCTTCGACTGAGCTCAGCCGAATGTCCTGGGATTTTGAGGGTCGGTACTTTGAAAACTTCGTTGCCGAGCGCTCTATCTAACGCCTTTTTCCTTCAATTATCTCTTGAGCAATATTTCCCGGGACTTCTCCGTAGTGATCGAATTCCATCGTAAAACTTCCGCGACCTTCACTCACTGAACGAAGAACGGTCGCATAACCAAACATTTCGGCTAAAGGAACTTTTACATCGATAACTTTCAGATTAAGCCGGTCTTTTGTTTCCTCAATTTTTCCCCTCCTCGCACTTAGGTCTCCTGTTACATCGCCGAAAAATTCTGAAGGACAAACCACCTCTAATCGCATTATTGGTTCAAGTAAAATTATTTTTGCTCTTTTTGCCGCTGATTGAAAAGCGATAGAGGCTGCAATCTTAAAAGCAACCTCTGAAGAATCGACTTCGTGGAAAGAACCGTCATATAAAACTACCTTTAAATCAACCATTGGATAACCGGCTATCACCCCTTTATCCTTGGCCTCTTGCGCTCCTTTCCTAACTGCTGGAATGAACTCTTTAGGAATAATTCCTCCTCTGATTTCATCAATAAATTCAAACCCCTCCCCCCTTGCCTTGGGTTCTAATTTTAACCAGACATGTCCATACTGACCTCTTCCGCCCGATTGCTTAATATACTTACCCTCGGCTTCAGCCGTACCTTTTATCGTTTCTTTATAAGCTACCTGAGGCCGTCCTACGGAGGCTTCCACTCCAAACTCTCTCTTCATCCGGTCACTAATTATTTCCAAATGTAATTCCCCCATGCCTGAAATAATCGTTTCGCCGGTTTCCAGGTCTCCCTTTACTTTAAAAGTAGGGTCTTCTTCAGATAACTTCTTTAGAGACAAACTCATTTTTTCTTGATCAGCTTTGCTTTTTGGCTCAATTCTAATAGAAATAACAGGCTCTGGAAAAGTAATCTTTTCTAGAACAATCGGATGATCAATGTCGCAAAGAGTGTGGCCGGTAGCAGTATTTTTAAGACCGACTGTTGCGTTAATCTCGCCGGTATAAATTTCTTCAATCTCTTCGCGAGTATTAGCGTACATTCTGAGGATTCGGCCAATTCTTTCCTTTCCTCCGCTAGTCGGGTTAAAAACATAAGAACCTCTCTTTAAAGAGCCGGAATAAACACGAAAGAAAGTTAAAGTGCCAGCATAAGGATCGGTCGCAATCTTAAATGCTAGGGCTGAAAAAGGAGCTGAGTCTGAAGCTTCTCTTTCAATCTCTTTACCGGTCTTTGGGTCGGTTCCCTTAATAGGGGGAAGATCAATGGGGCTGGGAAGATAATCACAAATAGCATCAAGCAAGAGCTGAACTCCCTTGTTTTTTAGAGCTGACCCGCAAAAAACAGGAATAAGCTTATAATTTATGGTGGCTGTCCTTAGAATTTTCTTCAAATCACCAACTGAAATTTCTCTGCCAGCTAAATATTCTTCTAAAAGTTTATCGTCCTCTGCAACAATTTTCTCAACCAATTTATCTCTCCACTCTTTAGCTTTTCCTTGAAGATTTTGAGGAATTTCAGCTTCTACTATCTCTTGGCCAAAATCGCCTTCGAATCTCAGGGCTTTCATGGTTAAAAGATCAATTACCCCTGCGTGTTGCTCTTCTTCCCCAATCGGCAGTTGAAGAGCTACAGCATTGGGAGATAACTTTTCCCAGATTGATTCTAGGCTTTTTTCAAAAGAAGCACCGGTCCTATCTAATTTATTTATAAAACAAATTCGTGGAACTTTAAATTTATCAGCTTGGCGCCAAACTGTTTCTGATTGAGGTTCAACTCCTGCCACTCCGTCAAAAACAACCACTCCGCCGTCTAAAACCCTCAAAGACCTTTGAACTTCGGCCGTGAAATCGATGTGACCGGGAGTATCAATTATGTTTATCCGACATTCGTTTTCTTTTTTTCTCTCTAACCCCTTGGGAATCCAGAAACAAGTGGTAGCCGCGGATGTAATAGTAATTCCTCTTTCTTTCTCTTGAACCATCCAGTCCATAATTGCTTTACCGTCATGAACCTCGCCAATTGAATGAGAAATCCCGGTGTAAAATAAAATTCGCTCGGTCACTGTGGTTTTGCCGGCGTCAATATGAGCAATAATACCAATATCTCTAACTCTTTCTATGGGATATGTTCGCATACGCTCAAAATAAAATGTTAAAAATAAAAAACTCTAATTTATTTGTCAAAGAAATTTTGTCCTTGACAAAAATTTAATAATATATTTATATAATTATTGGTACACAATGCCAGGAAAGAGGTTATAACATGGCCAGACGAAGCAAAAAGGAAGTCGATCTTGAGAAGGTGGTAGTTGAATACCTTAACCGTCTCAAGGTGCAGATAAGT
This genomic stretch from Candidatus Nealsonbacteria bacterium harbors:
- a CDS encoding 30S ribosomal protein S10 — protein: MIAKGKRGAQETKDGFQSKLRIKLKAYDHKVIDSSARQIVEAALRYDAEVLGPVPLPTEIHKYTVNRSSFIHKDAREQFETRIHKRLIDILNPNPKVIDALMNLNLPAGVDIEIKM
- the tuf gene encoding elongation factor Tu, translated to MAEKEKFERVKPHVNVGTIGHVDHGKTTLTAAILKTLGSKGFRASKKSIEEIDSAPEEKARGLTINVCHVEYETEKRHYAHIDCPGHADYIKNMITGAAQMDGAILVISALDGPMPQTREHILLAKQVGLPSLVVFLNKCDLVDDQEMITLVESEVRELLKKYDFPGDEIPIIKGSALKALEADSADDEAVKPILELMKALDDYIPDPKRDTDKPFLMAIEDVFSIAGRGTVPTGRIERGVIHSNEEVELIGLRPTVKTVAVSIEMFNKIMDEGMAGDNVGILLRGLKKEDVERGQVLAKPGSITPHTEFDAEIYVLAKEEGGRHTPFFSGYKPQFYFRTTDVTGDVVLPKGTEMVMPGDTVNLTIKLLAPIALEEKQRFAIREGGKTVGAGVVTKIIK
- the fusA gene encoding elongation factor G; this encodes MRTYPIERVRDIGIIAHIDAGKTTVTERILFYTGISHSIGEVHDGKAIMDWMVQEKERGITITSAATTCFWIPKGLERKKENECRINIIDTPGHIDFTAEVQRSLRVLDGGVVVFDGVAGVEPQSETVWRQADKFKVPRICFINKLDRTGASFEKSLESIWEKLSPNAVALQLPIGEEEQHAGVIDLLTMKALRFEGDFGQEIVEAEIPQNLQGKAKEWRDKLVEKIVAEDDKLLEEYLAGREISVGDLKKILRTATINYKLIPVFCGSALKNKGVQLLLDAICDYLPSPIDLPPIKGTDPKTGKEIEREASDSAPFSALAFKIATDPYAGTLTFFRVYSGSLKRGSYVFNPTSGGKERIGRILRMYANTREEIEEIYTGEINATVGLKNTATGHTLCDIDHPIVLEKITFPEPVISIRIEPKSKADQEKMSLSLKKLSEEDPTFKVKGDLETGETIISGMGELHLEIISDRMKREFGVEASVGRPQVAYKETIKGTAEAEGKYIKQSGGRGQYGHVWLKLEPKARGEGFEFIDEIRGGIIPKEFIPAVRKGAQEAKDKGVIAGYPMVDLKVVLYDGSFHEVDSSEVAFKIAASIAFQSAAKRAKIILLEPIMRLEVVCPSEFFGDVTGDLSARRGKIEETKDRLNLKVIDVKVPLAEMFGYATVLRSVSEGRGSFTMEFDHYGEVPGNIAQEIIEGKRR